The Pseudarthrobacter sp. BIM B-2242 region GTGGTCCTGAACACCTGGGAAGCGGTCTACTTCGACCACAACCTGGCCACCCTGATTGAGCTTGCCGATTCCGCGGCTGAACTCGGCGTGGAGCGTTTTGTGCTCGACGACGGGTGGTTCCGCGGGCGCCGCGACGATCACGCGGGCCTGGGCGACTGGTACGTGGACGAGGCACTCTGGCCGGACGGACTCACTCCCCTGATCGAGGCCGTGACCTCGCGCGGGATGGAATTCGGGCTGTGGGTGGAACCGGAAATGGTCAACCTGGATTCGGACATTGTCCGCGCGCATCCGGAGTGGATCGCCGGACCTGCTGCCGTGTCCTACAAGGACGGGGGCCGGCTGCCCCTTGAGTGGCGCAACCAGCATGTGATCGACCTCGTGAACCCCGAGGCCTGGCAGTACATTTACGACCGCGTCGACGCCCTCCTGCGCGGGAACAACATCAGCTACCTCAAGTGGGACCAGAACCGGGACCTGCTGGAACACGGCCACGCCGGCCGGCCGTCCGTCCACGAACAGACGCTGGCCGCCTACCGTCTCTTCGACGAACTCAAGAAGGCGCATCCCGGCGTCGAGATTGAAAGCTGCTCCTCAGGCGGCGCACGTGTTGACCTGGGAATCCTGGAGCGGACGGACCGGATCTGGGCCTCGGACTGCAACGATGCCCTGGAACGCCAGACCATCCAGCGCTGGACCGGGCTGGTGGTGCCGCCGGAGCTGGTGGGCGGCCACGTCGGCCCCACCACCTCGCACACCACGGCCCGCACGCACGATCTGTCCTTCCGCGCCATCACGGCCCTGTTCGGTCACTTCGGCATGGAGTGGGACGTCCGGCAGGTCACCGGTGCCGGGCGCGAGGAGCTCAAACGCTTCATCGGCCTCTACAAGGAGCACCGCGGCCTGATCCACTCCGGGCGAATGGTCCGCGCTGACCTCGCCGACAGCTCTTTGATGCTGCATGGCGTCGTGGACGCCGGGGCTGCCGGGTCACCTGAGCCGGGCACGACGGCGGCGCTGTTTGCCCTGGTCAGCACAGGCACCTCCTTCGCGGAACAGACCGGCCGGATCACCATCCCCGGCCTGGATCCGGACCGCTCCTACCGGGTGGACGCCATCTTCCCGGCGCCGGGAGACGCGGACTACGCCCATACGTTCACGCAGGTCCAGCCGCCGGCGTGGCTGGCGGACGGAGCCGAAGCCAACGGACGTTTCCTGGCCGGGGTGGGCCTGCCGATGCCCATCCTCAACCCGGAGCACGCCATCGTCCTGAGGTTCACGGCGCTGTAGGTCACAGGGTCAGGCCGCGTTGCCTAGCCTCGAATCCCCGAGCCGGGACGAGATCGCGGAGCCCAGCAGCAGGACCCGGAACGTCCGCTCGGTGGCCTCACGCAGCAAAGTGGCCCCGTTCGCGACAGCTGTATCAAGGTCCATGGGGATGGGGATGATCCCTGCAATGGCATCGATCCCCGCCGCATGGACATCGCCGGAGTCCTTGCCGATGGACCCGGCGAGCGCCAGCACCGGGACACCGGCCGCCTGCGCCCGCCGGGCCACCTCGGCCGGCACTTTGCCGCGGGGTGTCTGGAAGTCGATGGCACCCTCGGCCGTCACCACGAGGTCCGCCCGGGAGATGTGGGCGTCGAGGTCCACACCGGCCAGCCCCGAGTCCAGCAGCAGTTCAAAGCGCGGAACCAGGTTGGCTCCCAGCGATGCCAGACCTGCACCGAGGCCGCCCGAAGCGCCCGTACCGGGGCCTGTCCGCAGGTAGCTTTCCGGCTGTCCGGTGGCCCCGGCAAGCAGCTGCGCCCACCGGTCCAGTCCCGCGGAAAGGACCTCAACCTGTTCCGGAGAGGCCCCTTTCTGCGGACCGAACACACGGGCCACTCCCTGCGGTCCGCAGAGGACGTTGTAGGGGTTGAGCGCCAGGTCGATCCGGGTGCTGGCAAGGCGGCTGTCCAGCCCGGACAAGTCCACAGCCGCGGCGTGAGCCAGGGCTGCGCCGCCTTCGGGCAGGTGGTTGCCCTCGGAGTCCCGCACCCGGGCGCCGAGCGCACGCAGGGCGCCCGCACCGCCGTCGGACGTTCCCGAATCGCCGCAACCCACAATGATGCGTTCGGCACCCTGGTCAAGGGCGGCGAGGATCAGTTCGCCCACGCCCCGGGTGGTGGTCAGTCCCGGGTCGCGGAGTCCGGCCGGCACCAGGCGCAGGCCCGCCGCCGCTGCCATCTCCACGACCGCGGTGGGCCGGTCCACTTTGCCGAGCATCGCGAAGTGCGAGTCAACGGGGCTTCCCACCGGGCCGGTCACCCGGTGCCGGACCAGGCGGCCGCCGGTGGCACTGGACAGCGCCGCGGCGGTCCCTTCACCGCCGTCGGCCATGGGCACGGTGGTGACCTGGACGCCCGGGATGACCCGCCTGATGCCGGCCGCGATCGCAGCGGCCACTTCGACGGCGTCGAGGCTCTCCTTGAAGCCGGACGGTGCCACCAGAATGCGTTGCGGAATGGACATAACCATGGGAGCCACCTTCGGTGTAGGGCTGAAATTAGGGCGTAAAGAGGGGCAGGCCCAGGACGGGCCAGACCGCAAAACTGAAGAGCAGGACCACAGCGGTGCTGAGCGGCCCCAGCCATGCCGAGAGCCGCAGCAGATCCGCCGCGGAGTAGTGCGTCACGCCGTCGGCCTCGGCGAACATGGCCACCGGCTTGGCTGAACTCGTCAATGTGTGGCAAAACCCTGCCGCCGCCGTCGAGGCGAAAGCCGCTGCCATGGGATCCACGCCCATGGAACCGGCCGACGCCACCACCACGGGGATCAGGACGGCGGACCGGGCCGACCGCGACTGGATCAGCAGGTGCGCCGCTGCCGAGACCACCACCACCGCCACCACAAAGACCGGGGCTTTCCAGGCGCCGAGAACTGCCAGCGGGGCGAGCATCGAGGAGGCCAGCCAGTCGGCGGCTCCCGTGGTCACCAGGCTGGATCCCAGCGCCAGGGTGGCGGCCATAAAGAGCAGCATGGACCATGGCACCTTCTTGAGTGCCGCGCCCAGTTTCACCGATCCGTAGTACGGGGAGCTCACCACCAGGGCGCCGATGAGTGCCACCAGGGCGGGTTCGAGGCCGTGGATCGGCTCGGTGCACCACAAGGCCACGACGGCGACGAGCAGCATCAGCGAGCGCTGCTCATCAAGGTCCAGCGGGCCGCGAAGGCGCGTGGGGCTCTCCCGCTGCAGCTGGGCAGCGTCCACCCGCAGCGGCACGTTCCTGTCACTGGGGTCGGTAAAGAGGCGGACTGTCAGCTCGGCGGCCATGGCGCTGGACACCAGCGCCAGGGGCAGCCCCAGCAGGAGCCAGGAGGCGAAATCAAAGCCTTCGTGGCCCGCCGACTGCAGCACCTGGCTGGTGATCAGGTGCGCGCCCGCACCGAGGAAGGAGGCCACGGCGGACAACAGGATGACGGTCGGGAACAGGATCGCCAGCATCTTTACGACGGCGGGCCGGTCCTTCAGTGCCGTGCGCAGGGCCAGGAAGATGGGCAGCACCAGAGCCGCCCGGCCGGAGGTGGCCGGGATGGCGAACGCGGTGACGATCAGGCCGAGGCTGGTCAGGTGCGCCAGCTGCCGGACGCTGCGTGCTCCCGTGATCACAAAGGCAGCGCCGCGGGCGGCAAGCCCGGTGGACGCCACGGCGCTGGCGATGACAAAAGCCGCCATCAGCAGCCACACGGACTCTTCGCCCAGGGCGTCGAACAGGCTCCGGGTTGGCATTGCCCCGCTGATGACCAGCGCCACCGCCGCGCCCAGCGCAACATAGGTGTCCTCCACCGGCGAGAAGATCCAGAACCACACCGCCGCCAGGAAAATGCAGAGCGCGACGGCGGCCTCCGCACCGAGCGATCCGGGTCCCGCCTGCAGGGACAGCGCCACCATGGCCGCTGCCGCGACGCCGGCCGAGATCAGCGCGGGCGGCCGCAGCATGGCCGGCAGTCCGATGCGGCCCGTCGTGGCCCCGTCCGGGCCGGCGGCGCGCGGCGTGGCTTCGTAATAGGTGGTTTTCATCTGAGCCGGTATCCCGCGCCGCGGACGGTCTCCAGCCGAGCGGCACCAATCTTGGCCCGGAGCGCCCGGACGTAAACATCGACGACGTTGGACGCCGGGTCGAAATCCATGTCCCAGGCGTGGGAGATGAGCTGCTCCCGGGTCAGGACCTGGCGGGGGTGCCGCAGGAAGACCTCCAGCAGCGAGAACTCACGGGACGTCAGGTCCGCGTCCTGCTCCCCGCAGCGCACGCGTCGGCTGCGGAGGTCCAATTCCATGTCCTCATGGCTGAGCTTCATCACGGGTGTTGAGTCGCCGTCGTCGGTCAGCCGGAGGCGCACGCGTGCCAGCAGTTCCGCGAACTGGAACGGCTTGGTCATGTAATCGTTTGCCCCGCTTTCGAGCCCGTACACGGTGTCGGCCACGGAGTCGCTGGCGGTAAGGACAATGACGGCGGTTTTGGAGCCTTCGCCGCGGAGCCGTTCCAGTACTTCGAAGCCGCTCAGGGTGGGCAGGCCGATGTCGAGGATGAGCATGTCGAACTCGCCGGAGCGTGCCAGCAGGAGGGCACTGGCGCCGTCGTCAACGGTGAGGCAGGAGTAGCCTGCGGCGCGGAGGCCTTTCTCCACGAAGGCTGCGATGCGGCTGTCGTCTTCCGCGATCAGGATCCGTTTCATGGTTGCTCCTTCTGCGGCTCGGCGCCGGTGCGTTCTGACCTGTGGGGTTTCCCGGCTGCGTCCTGGTCCTCATCCGGGGCGGGGATGGTGAGGCCGAAGGTGGCGCCCTCCCCCTCATTGCTGCGGACCCAGGCGGTGCCGTGGTGGGCCTCGGCGATGCTGCGGACGATGGCCAGTCCCAGCCCCGCGCCGGGACGTGCGGCATCCGGGTGGCGGGCGGCTTCACCCCTGTGGAAACGGCCGAAGATCCGGGCTGCCTCGTCCTGGCTGACGCCGATGCCTTCATCGGAAACCCACACCGAGAAGCTGCGTTCCTGGCCGGAGCCCTCAAACCGGGAACCCAGGCGGACGGTGGTCCCCCCGGCCGAATACTGGCAGGCGTTGGTGGCCAGCTGCAGGACGGCCTGGGTGATGCGCTGCGGGTCCAGGCTGATGTGTCCTTCCGCAATTTCCAGGATGGGCCAGCCCCGCGAACCGAGGGTCTGTGCCTTGGCTTCGATGTCCAGCAGCAGCGACGCGGCG contains the following coding sequences:
- a CDS encoding alpha-galactosidase, whose protein sequence is MDPLHLRSAGTSLVMSFASAEAEIIHWGADLGPTLPDLAILGDPIPHSAIDATVPAGLLPQASSSWRGRPALRGHRIADGVSGLDFSVRLRVVSAGADGDSDAGSAAAGRSAVIVQTDPDAGITVVSSLTLHDGGLLELRHTLTNDGTTPYQLDELATVLPVAPDAVELLDLTGRWCRENHPQRRAIQQGTWVRTGRHGRTGHDSSLLFAAGTAGFGNRHGRVWATHLAWSGNHEQFADSIGDGRTMIGGSELLGPAEVILEPGGSYTTPALFAAYSDRGLDGISEAFYSWFRSRPHHVLPAAGTGLPSGKPRPVVLNTWEAVYFDHNLATLIELADSAAELGVERFVLDDGWFRGRRDDHAGLGDWYVDEALWPDGLTPLIEAVTSRGMEFGLWVEPEMVNLDSDIVRAHPEWIAGPAAVSYKDGGRLPLEWRNQHVIDLVNPEAWQYIYDRVDALLRGNNISYLKWDQNRDLLEHGHAGRPSVHEQTLAAYRLFDELKKAHPGVEIESCSSGGARVDLGILERTDRIWASDCNDALERQTIQRWTGLVVPPELVGGHVGPTTSHTTARTHDLSFRAITALFGHFGMEWDVRQVTGAGREELKRFIGLYKEHRGLIHSGRMVRADLADSSLMLHGVVDAGAAGSPEPGTTAALFALVSTGTSFAEQTGRITIPGLDPDRSYRVDAIFPAPGDADYAHTFTQVQPPAWLADGAEANGRFLAGVGLPMPILNPEHAIVLRFTAL
- a CDS encoding glycerate kinase encodes the protein MVMSIPQRILVAPSGFKESLDAVEVAAAIAAGIRRVIPGVQVTTVPMADGGEGTAAALSSATGGRLVRHRVTGPVGSPVDSHFAMLGKVDRPTAVVEMAAAAGLRLVPAGLRDPGLTTTRGVGELILAALDQGAERIIVGCGDSGTSDGGAGALRALGARVRDSEGNHLPEGGAALAHAAAVDLSGLDSRLASTRIDLALNPYNVLCGPQGVARVFGPQKGASPEQVEVLSAGLDRWAQLLAGATGQPESYLRTGPGTGASGGLGAGLASLGANLVPRFELLLDSGLAGVDLDAHISRADLVVTAEGAIDFQTPRGKVPAEVARRAQAAGVPVLALAGSIGKDSGDVHAAGIDAIAGIIPIPMDLDTAVANGATLLREATERTFRVLLLGSAISSRLGDSRLGNAA
- a CDS encoding SLC13 family permease, which produces MKTTYYEATPRAAGPDGATTGRIGLPAMLRPPALISAGVAAAAMVALSLQAGPGSLGAEAAVALCIFLAAVWFWIFSPVEDTYVALGAAVALVISGAMPTRSLFDALGEESVWLLMAAFVIASAVASTGLAARGAAFVITGARSVRQLAHLTSLGLIVTAFAIPATSGRAALVLPIFLALRTALKDRPAVVKMLAILFPTVILLSAVASFLGAGAHLITSQVLQSAGHEGFDFASWLLLGLPLALVSSAMAAELTVRLFTDPSDRNVPLRVDAAQLQRESPTRLRGPLDLDEQRSLMLLVAVVALWCTEPIHGLEPALVALIGALVVSSPYYGSVKLGAALKKVPWSMLLFMAATLALGSSLVTTGAADWLASSMLAPLAVLGAWKAPVFVVAVVVVSAAAHLLIQSRSARSAVLIPVVVASAGSMGVDPMAAAFASTAAAGFCHTLTSSAKPVAMFAEADGVTHYSAADLLRLSAWLGPLSTAVVLLFSFAVWPVLGLPLFTP
- a CDS encoding response regulator transcription factor, with product MKRILIAEDDSRIAAFVEKGLRAAGYSCLTVDDGASALLLARSGEFDMLILDIGLPTLSGFEVLERLRGEGSKTAVIVLTASDSVADTVYGLESGANDYMTKPFQFAELLARVRLRLTDDGDSTPVMKLSHEDMELDLRSRRVRCGEQDADLTSREFSLLEVFLRHPRQVLTREQLISHAWDMDFDPASNVVDVYVRALRAKIGAARLETVRGAGYRLR